GCGCTCGTCGGCGCCCTCGTCGAGCTGGCCCGCGAGCGGGGCTGCACCGGCGCGTGGACCGGCACCGAGAAGGACAACGCCGCCGCGCTGGCCACCTACCGCAAGTCGGACGCCGAGCTCGACTTCGACACCGTCGCCGTCTCCTGGGGCTTCTAGGCCCCCCGGACGGCCCGCTCAGGCGCTCTTGCGGCGCAGCAGCGTGCGCCGCTGGAGCGACTCCTCCAGCGCCTCGAACGCGCGGTTCATCGCCGCGTCGTACTCCTCCTGCGGGCGCGGCGGCACCGACTCGTCCGGCGCGGGCACCGGGGTCATCGTCATCCACCGCTCCTCCCAGAGCAGCTCGACGACGGCCTCCCAGTGCACCCGCACCACGGCGCGCACCAGCTTCTCCCGCTCGATGACCTCGACCACCCGCTCCTGCGACGCGGCCAGCCCGGCGATCAGCTCCCGGACCCGGTCCCGGTCGCGGGCGCGCACGCGGTCGACGGACTCGGCGGCGAGGCCGACCAGCTCCTTGTACCGCTCGACCGCCGAGACCGCCGGGACCGCCCCGACGTCGCCGGCGGCACCTCCGACAGCACCTCCGGCGGGCACCCCGCGGGTGCGCTGAGCCGGCACCGCGGACACGTGGCTGATCATGGTTCCTCCCCGGTGTCGAACGGGATGACGACCTCGGGCCGCGAGTGCTCGAACCGGTCGAAGAACAGGCCGCGACGCGGTCGGGGCGACCACGACAGCACCGGCTCCGGACCGAGCGACAGCAGCTCCTTGCCCTGGATGTCGAACGCCACCCACGCGCCGATGTCGTCGTAGGCGCCGGGCGACAGGCTGTTCTTCAACCGCTGCACGCCACGCCACCAGCCCAGCACGTGGGTGCGGTGCTCCGGGCCGTGCCGCAGCACGGTGCGCAGCCGGTCCACCCCGGACGTCTTGGACTCGTCCTTCTGCTCCAGGAGGGTGTGCGCCGCGTCCACGCCGTAAACCACCAGGTAGTGGGGAACCGGCGGGGCGGGCGTCTTGTCGGTCATCCGCCCACTGATGCCGACGGCGGTCCCGGTGATCAGCTGCTGCACGTCGTTGAGGTCCTTCAGGAACGCCTCGTGGCCCACGTCGTGCAGCTGCTTGCACAGCCTCTCGGCGAACGGCTTCGCGTCCTCGACCAGCCACACCACGCTGAACGTGGCCTCGCCGGGCTCGTGCTGGCGGGCCAGGGACAGCGCCGCGCCGTTCAGCACGGCCGCCGCCTCCGCGGCGATGGAGCCGAGCACCGCGACGTTGCGCCCCGGCGTGCGGGCCAGCCGCACCTTGGCCGCGCTGCCCGCCACGTCGATGACCTGGCCCAGCAGCACGGTCGGGTTGCCGTCGCTCGGCCGCAGCGCCCGGAAGTCCGGCAGCGTGGCCAGCGCGGGCACCTTGCTGCCGTCGAACAGGATCGGTTCGGCCAGGTCGGGCGGCCGGCGGCGATGCAGCTCGGCCTGGAGCGCGTCGATCGTGCCCCGGGCGGTGGCGTCCGGGATGCGCGCCACCTCGTTGCCCGGCCGCACGCCCGACTCGTGGTTGACCACCGCGTGCCAGCGCGGCAGTTCCGTGGCGGCGTCGTTCATGTCGGCCAGCACCCGCCGCGACTTGGGCAGCGCGATGCGCACGGTGAACTGCTCGAAGATCGCCGACCGGCCCCAGAACGCCTGGATGCTCGACACGTCCTGGCTCGACAGCACCAGGTGGATGCCCTGCGACCGGCCGCGCCGGGCCACGTCCTCCAGCAGCTGCGTCGCCTGGGCGGTGACCGGGTCGCGCTCGCCGAACATGTACTGGAACTCGTCGATCACGGCCACGATCCGCGGCCAGTGGCCGGTCGGGTCCTCCTCGCGCAGCTGCTCCAGCTTGGTGACCTCGTGCCGCTTCGCCGCGTCCGCCCGCCTGCGCATCTCGTCGGACAGGAACGCCAGCAGCGCCACGCCGAACTCCCGGTCGGTGTTGACGTTCACCCCGACCAGCCGGGCGTGCGGCAGCCACGTCGGGTCCTTGCGGCCCGGCGCGAACTGCGCGAACGACACGCCCTCCTTGAAGTCGAGCAGGTACAGCTCCAGCTCGTCGGGCGAGTACCGGGCGGCGAGGCTGCCCAGCATGGCGTAGAGGAAGTTCGTCTTGCCCGAGCCGCTGGGGCCGCCGATCAGCGCGTGCGGCGAGGTGTCGCCGAGCGCCACCGGCACCGGCTCGCCGTCCTGGTAACCGACGGGGGCCGCGACGCCGGCGGCGGACGACTCCCGCCACAGGTGCTCGGGCAGCAGGTCGGCGAACGTGCTCTGCCGGGTGCGGCGGGCCTCCCGCTCGTCGGCGATGGCCGCGCACGCCCGCGGCACGGCGGCGCGCGGGAACGGCGGGTCCAGCGCCACGGTGACGTGCGCGCCGGTCATGGTGCACGTCGCGGTCTGGTCCGGGGCGATCGTCACGGTCTCGATCGGCGAGTTCACCGTGATCGGGATGTCGACGATGACCAGCTCGATCCCCGCCGCGAGGCCGTTGCGGGCGACCCGCTGGAGCTGCTGCTGGTGCTCCTCGCGCAGCGGTCGCCGGTTGCCGAACAGCACGGCCACCCGCCACGGCTCGGTGCGCCGCCCGCCGGCGGCCCGCACCGACTGGTGGCCCTCCACCAGCACGCCGGTGTGCACCCGGCGGATGTGGTCGGACAGCTCGTCGAGCAGCTCGTGCAGCCGGGCCGGGTCGTGCACGGTGAGCAGACCCGCCCTGGTCAGCGGGTACAGGCCGGGCAGCGAGCCGGTGAGCGCGTTGACGTCCCACACGTGGACGTGCACCAGACCCGGCTGGAAGTGGCTGAGCACCCGCAGCAGGAGGTTCTCCACCAGCCCCTCGGCGGTGTGCCGGCTCTCGTGCGTGGACGCGACGTGCAGGTGCGCGTGGTCGAGCAGCGGGACCGCCACCGGGAACCGCCGAGGCTCCGGCGCGCTGCGCACTACGCCCGTGCCGACGCGCCACAGCTCCGGCACGGGCTCGCTGCCGTCCGCCGTGCCGGGCCGGCCGAGCCACGACTCGTGCGGCCGCGACGCCGGGCCCCGGGCGGCCGAGTCGACCAGGGTGGCCAGCTCGTCGGGGCCGTGCTCGGACCACTCGCGGAACGCCTCGACCCGGTCCACGAGCGCCCGCGCGAGCTGCTGGGAGAACAGCGGGTTCGCCAGCGCCCCGGCGAGCAGCGGGTCGTCCAGCGCCCGGTCCACGCCGTCGCCGCGCAGCATCACCTCGAACATGTCGCGGGCGCGCTCGTCGGCGAGGAGCCGGTGCTCCCGCGAGGCGTTGCCCAGCGCGGCGGCGACCGCCGCGCGGAACTCCTCGAAGGCGCCCTCGATCCTCCTGCGGCGTTCGTCGCGCCTGCTCACGTCACAGCTCCCCGGCCACGCGCTGGACCAGCTCGATGCTGCCGACGATCAGCTCAAGCTCGTCGGCGAACAGCTCACCGGCCTTGGTGAACTCCGGCGGCACGAGCGACTCCGGGTGGTTCGCGCTCGCGGCGACCAGCAGCCCGACCGCCTCGTCCAGCGCATCCCTGGCCTCCCTGACGCAGCGGTAGGCGTCGCGGAGGTACTCGCAGCTCTGGTCGAGCGCGACCCTGATGTCGCCCACCGTCGCCACGTCAGAGCCCGGAGTTGTAGCTCTCGGCCTGGTTGATCCCGGCCCGGAGCTGGTTCTGCAGGTCGGTGACGCCGTTGGCGACCTCGGCGAAGTGCGCGTTGGCCTGCTCGACCTCGGACTGGCCGCTGCCCTGGGTCGTCTGGCTCAGCAGCGCCTGCGCGTCCGTGGCCAGGTCCGCGGCCTGTTGCAGGGCGTTGATGCTGTCGTTCGCCTTGCTGACGGCCTGGGCGATCGCCGTGCGGACTTCTTCGACGGTGGCCATGTCGGGTACCGACCCCTCCTGCGCTTTCGCTGGTGTTCCTATAGTTGAAAGTAGTACCCAAGGTTTCGTGTTCCACAAGCAAGATCGGCTGACCGGGTGGAATGGTGAATCCACTCGTTCGGTTCAGCGAAGTGGATCTCAGTCGGGCACCGTCCACACGAATGCCGAGGCGGGCGTCGCTGTGAGTCCCAGAGCCGTGATCCCACTGGGTGGGACGGCTGCCGCTGACCAGCGCGTGGTCGCGGACCCCTCGGACCACTCCACGGACGTCCACCCCGAACGGCCCAGCGACGTGACGGCGTCCTGTAGCGCCACCTCGGCCGAAGTTTCCGCCGAACCGAGGTCGACGTGCACGCTCAGTACGTGCCCAAGGGGAGCCACCCGGGTGATCTTGCCATTCCTCGCGACGCGGCTCGCTACCGCCCGCGCCTGCCACTCGGCCCGCTCCACCCGATCCGTTTCCACGTCGACGCGCAAGAGGAGGCGCGTGGTCGGCCGTTCGGCCCCCACCGGCTCGGCCGGCTCGGCCGGCGCCTCCTCCCGGTGCGCCGGGTCGCCGCCCACCCACGCCTCCACCAGCAGCCGCTCCGCGCCCGGCAGCAGGCCGTCGAGCCGGTCCGGGTCGTCCAGCACCGTCCACGCCGTCGGCGGCTCGCACGACACCCGCGGCACCGGCAGGTCGTCGCCCAGCCCCCGGACGTACGACCGCACCGCGCGCGCCAGCGCGGCGGCCACGTTCCGGGCCACCCGCTCGCCGCTCGGGCTGCTGATCGTCACCGACCAGCAGCCGGGCTCCTCGTCGGAGCAGTCGGAGGCGCGCACCACCCGCCCGCCCAGGCGCAGCAGGCCGGCGCAGGCCGCGCGCGCCTGCCGCTCGTCGTCGGCCGCCACCACCGCGGTGATCAGCAGCTCCAGGTCTTCTCCCACCATGTCGGGACGGAATTGTCCACGACACGGACAGGGGTGTCAGCGGCCCTTTGCCGTCACCCACAAGCAGGGCTCACCGGACACCCCTCGTGATGAGCCCTGATCAGCGTGTTTTGGCACGTCGAAACAGCGCATCACCCGATGTGGTCGGCGGCGGGCGGCGGCGCGTCGCCGAGGTGACGATGACTGGCGCATGGTCACAAACACCCAGGAGGTTCCCATGCGCAGTGTCATCCGGTTCATCGCCGCCGGCGCGGTCTCGCTGCCCCTGCTGATCGGAGCCGCGGGCATCGCGTCGGCCGATCCCGGCACCCACACCGAGCACGAGAACTACACCGTGGCCGCCTCGTCGGAGGGCGCGCTCGTCCACGAGGTCCAGGCCGGTGCGCACGAGCACGGTGTGGCGTACTTCCACGAGAGCTTCGTGGGCGCCGGATCGGAAGGCGCCGGCTACTACGAGGTGAGCGCGGTGTCCTACCCCGGTGGCGCGCACTACGAGGACGAGTACGCCTTCGCGGGTCCGCACGGCGCGGTCGTGGGCGGTGCGGAGAGCAGCGCCGACAGCGGTGACTGGGACGACGAGGGCTGGGACGACTGACCCGGTCCCGACCTGACCCCCGGACCCGGGCGCGCGTCGCGCGCCCGGGTCCGGGGGTCACCCGCTCGACCCGGAGCGCTTTCCGGCATCACCCGGCCCGGTGATCAGTCCAGGTCCAGCACCCGCCGGACGAACGCGACCACGTCCGCCAGCACCTCGGCCGAGTTGGTCTCGTTGAACACCTCGTGCCGGGCGCCGGGGTAGACGCGCTCCTCGAACAGCAGGCCGCGCAGGCGGTCGGTGCCGGTGCGGGTGTCCGCGAGCGGCACCAGCCCGTCGGCTTCGCCGTGCAGCCAGAGGGTCGGCAGGTGCTCCAGGGACGGGCCGTAGTTGACCTCGTCGAGGGCCCGCTCCAGGGCCTCCAGCGTGGGGCGCTTGAACGGGCCGTGCCAGACCAGGGGATCGGCGGCGTAGCGCTTGCCGACCTCCGGGTCGCGCGACAGGGTGGCCGGGTCGATCGGCGTGTCCGGCACCTCCGGCAGCGCGAGCGCGTCCAGGCCCTGCCAGGTGCCCAGCACGGGGGCGGAGAGCACGAGGGCGGCCGGCGGGTGCAACTGCGCGTACCTCGCCGCGACCAGGCCGCCCATCGAGTGCCCGACGAGCACCAGCGGCAGGTCGGACGCGGCCGAGGCGATCGCCGCGCCGACGTCGGCGACCAGACCCTCGAAGTCGGTGATCAGCGCGGGCTCGCCGTCCGAGCGACCGTGGCCGACGTGGTCGGCGGCCACCACCAGCGCGCCCGCCTCGACCAGCGCGTCCGCGACGTGCCCGTACCTGCCGCCGTGCTCGCCGTACCCGTGCACGAGCACGGCGAGCCAGGAGGCGTCCAGGTTGGGCCAGGTGCGGACGGCGAGTTCCCCGGCGTGGCCGGGGACGTTGGACTCGATCACCTACGCAGCGTAGAACGCGCTGATGACGATCCGCCCCCCGGCGCACACCGGGCCGAAGTGCCAGTCCAGCGTCATCGGCTGGGTCTCGTCCGGCGGGATGGCCGCCGCCCGCGCCGCCTCCGGCTCGCACGGCCGCTCGACCGGCTCGTCACCGGTGGCCACGACCGTCCAGTGCAGGTTCGCCGCGGCCTGCGCCTTCGGCGGCAGCACCACCCGCGACGGGCCCGGGTCGGCCTCGCGCTCCAGGTCGGTCGGCACCGGCTGCCCGGCGGCGTCGAGCAGTTGGAGGCCGCTGTAGCCGTTGAGCGTGCACGGCGTCGTGCCGTTGTTGGTCACCACCAGCTTGGCGTAGCGGTTGCCGGCGGCCGCGTCGGCCGGCCGGACCTCGCCCGCGAGCACGGCCGCCGTGCAGCGGTTCGACGCCGGGCCGGCCGTGGCCTGGTCCGTGGCCGAGGGCTGGGTCGCCGGCGAGCTCGGCGGCACCGGCGCGACGCTGGTCGTGGCGTCCGAGGACGGCGGCGCGAGCCCGATGCTCGACTCGTTCGCCGCCGGTCGGGCGCCGCCGCCGCACGCGGACAGCACGACCGCGAGGGCGCCGACCGCCGCGGTTGCCGCGAGTGGTCGCCTCATGTCCACCTCCTGGTCCAGTGAGTGGTCCCCATGAGGAGGACGTACCCAACGGCCGGGAGGTTGGGTCGTTCTGCCAACAATTCACCGTATTGGGCGCGTCAGTGGTTGTTCTCGACCCAACCATCGGGCAGGACGGGCATGTCGTCCAGCTCGGCGGTCCACAGGTAGGTCCAGCAGACCCGCCCGTCGGGCAGCGTGACGCGCACGCGGGTGTACTCGTCGCCCTCGTACTCGTCGAGCACGGGCAGGGCGTCCTCGGGGTTCTCCAGCCGCAGCACGTGGCCGGGCACGCCGGGGCCGACGCCGCCGTCGGTGGTGGCGAGGGGGCGCAGCGCCGGGTAGCCGCGGCCGGTGTCGTGCAGCGTGCCGGGCAGGCGGGCGGGCTCCGGGTCGCCGCTGGTCAGCGGTTCCACGAGGGGCCAGGCGGCCA
This region of Saccharothrix longispora genomic DNA includes:
- a CDS encoding DUF4232 domain-containing protein, which translates into the protein MRRPLAATAAVGALAVVLSACGGGARPAANESSIGLAPPSSDATTSVAPVPPSSPATQPSATDQATAGPASNRCTAAVLAGEVRPADAAAGNRYAKLVVTNNGTTPCTLNGYSGLQLLDAAGQPVPTDLEREADPGPSRVVLPPKAQAAANLHWTVVATGDEPVERPCEPEAARAAAIPPDETQPMTLDWHFGPVCAGGRIVISAFYAA
- a CDS encoding FtsK/SpoIIIE domain-containing protein — encoded protein: MSRRDERRRRIEGAFEEFRAAVAAALGNASREHRLLADERARDMFEVMLRGDGVDRALDDPLLAGALANPLFSQQLARALVDRVEAFREWSEHGPDELATLVDSAARGPASRPHESWLGRPGTADGSEPVPELWRVGTGVVRSAPEPRRFPVAVPLLDHAHLHVASTHESRHTAEGLVENLLLRVLSHFQPGLVHVHVWDVNALTGSLPGLYPLTRAGLLTVHDPARLHELLDELSDHIRRVHTGVLVEGHQSVRAAGGRRTEPWRVAVLFGNRRPLREEHQQQLQRVARNGLAAGIELVIVDIPITVNSPIETVTIAPDQTATCTMTGAHVTVALDPPFPRAAVPRACAAIADEREARRTRQSTFADLLPEHLWRESSAAGVAAPVGYQDGEPVPVALGDTSPHALIGGPSGSGKTNFLYAMLGSLAARYSPDELELYLLDFKEGVSFAQFAPGRKDPTWLPHARLVGVNVNTDREFGVALLAFLSDEMRRRADAAKRHEVTKLEQLREEDPTGHWPRIVAVIDEFQYMFGERDPVTAQATQLLEDVARRGRSQGIHLVLSSQDVSSIQAFWGRSAIFEQFTVRIALPKSRRVLADMNDAATELPRWHAVVNHESGVRPGNEVARIPDATARGTIDALQAELHRRRPPDLAEPILFDGSKVPALATLPDFRALRPSDGNPTVLLGQVIDVAGSAAKVRLARTPGRNVAVLGSIAAEAAAVLNGAALSLARQHEPGEATFSVVWLVEDAKPFAERLCKQLHDVGHEAFLKDLNDVQQLITGTAVGISGRMTDKTPAPPVPHYLVVYGVDAAHTLLEQKDESKTSGVDRLRTVLRHGPEHRTHVLGWWRGVQRLKNSLSPGAYDDIGAWVAFDIQGKELLSLGPEPVLSWSPRPRRGLFFDRFEHSRPEVVIPFDTGEEP
- a CDS encoding alpha/beta fold hydrolase: MIESNVPGHAGELAVRTWPNLDASWLAVLVHGYGEHGGRYGHVADALVEAGALVVAADHVGHGRSDGEPALITDFEGLVADVGAAIASAASDLPLVLVGHSMGGLVAARYAQLHPPAALVLSAPVLGTWQGLDALALPEVPDTPIDPATLSRDPEVGKRYAADPLVWHGPFKRPTLEALERALDEVNYGPSLEHLPTLWLHGEADGLVPLADTRTGTDRLRGLLFEERVYPGARHEVFNETNSAEVLADVVAFVRRVLDLD